The Caldilineales bacterium genome window below encodes:
- a CDS encoding ethanolamine ammonia-lyase subunit EutB, with product MLLRTKLFGKSYEFGSIKELLAKANEEKSGDRQAGIAAGSVAERMAAKHVLAEVTLEVLRQNPAAPYDEDEVTRVIDDAVNSTIYNEIKGWTVGGFREWLLSDTTSGEMIRRVSNGLTSEMVAAVTKLMSNLDLMLAASKIRVQAHCNNTIGLPGTLASRNQPNHPTDAVEGIRATIYEGLSFGSGDSVIGINPVDDTLGSVMRLLDMTYEVIQKWEVPTQNCLLAHVTTQMEALRRGSPVGLVFQSIAGSQLGNEAFGVSVGMLDEAYDLAKKYCFTAGPNYMYFETGQGSELSADAHHGADQLVMEARCYGLAKRYQPFQVNTVVGFIGPEYLYDAVQITRAGLEDHFMGKLTGIPMGCDACYTNHARATQNDIENLAVLLAAAGCNYFMGVPMGDDVMLSYQCTSFHDAPSLRQLLNLRPLPEFECWMEGLGLMKNGRLTEKAGDASFFLQR from the coding sequence ATGCTCCTACGCACCAAACTATTCGGCAAAAGCTACGAATTCGGCAGCATCAAAGAACTGCTGGCCAAGGCCAACGAGGAGAAGTCGGGCGACCGCCAGGCCGGGATCGCCGCCGGCAGTGTGGCCGAGCGCATGGCCGCCAAGCATGTGCTGGCCGAGGTCACGCTGGAGGTCTTGCGCCAGAATCCGGCGGCGCCGTATGACGAGGACGAAGTCACGCGGGTCATCGATGACGCCGTCAACAGCACGATCTACAACGAGATCAAGGGCTGGACGGTGGGTGGGTTCCGCGAGTGGCTGCTGTCCGATACCACCTCTGGCGAGATGATCCGCCGGGTTAGCAACGGCCTGACCTCGGAAATGGTGGCGGCTGTGACCAAGCTGATGTCGAACCTGGACTTGATGCTGGCGGCCAGCAAGATTCGGGTGCAGGCGCATTGCAACAACACCATCGGGCTGCCCGGCACGCTGGCCTCGCGCAACCAGCCCAATCACCCCACGGATGCGGTCGAGGGCATCCGGGCGACGATCTACGAGGGCCTCAGTTTTGGGTCGGGCGACAGCGTCATCGGCATCAACCCGGTCGATGACACCCTGGGCAGTGTGATGCGGCTGCTGGACATGACCTATGAAGTGATCCAGAAGTGGGAAGTGCCGACGCAGAACTGCCTGCTGGCGCATGTGACCACGCAGATGGAGGCGCTGCGCCGCGGCTCGCCGGTAGGGCTGGTGTTCCAAAGCATCGCCGGGTCGCAGTTGGGCAACGAGGCTTTTGGCGTCAGCGTGGGGATGTTGGACGAAGCCTACGATCTGGCGAAGAAATACTGTTTCACGGCCGGGCCGAACTATATGTATTTCGAGACCGGGCAGGGGTCGGAGCTGTCGGCGGACGCGCATCATGGCGCCGACCAGTTGGTGATGGAGGCGCGATGCTATGGCCTGGCCAAACGCTACCAGCCCTTCCAGGTGAACACCGTCGTCGGCTTCATCGGCCCCGAATACCTCTACGACGCCGTGCAGATCACCCGCGCCGGGCTGGAAGACCATTTCATGGGCAAGCTGACCGGCATCCCCATGGGCTGCGACGCCTGCTACACCAACCATGCCCGCGCCACCCAGAATGACATCGAGAACCTGGCCGTACTGCTGGCGGCGGCTGGCTGCAACTACTTTATGGGTGTGCCGATGGGCGATGATGTCATGCTCAGCTATCAGTGCACCAGTTTTCACGATGCGCCCAGCCTGCGGCAGTTGCTCAACCTGCGCCCCCTGCCCGAATTCGAATGCTGGATGGAGGGGCTGGGGTTGATGAAAAATGGCCGCTTGACCGAGAAAGCCGGTGATGCATCGTTTTTCTTGCAACGATAG
- the eutC gene encoding ethanolamine ammonia-lyase subunit EutC: MEQAKIDAIVQAVLAELGQKGGSAAPTIAAPPAISAPLAAAAGGLVIDLPDPTRPEARRAIGVEHPCNPDGLRNLAATTTARLAVGRAGPRPKTRTLLLFQSDHGVTQDAIYGEVSEAAKQKFNLFTVQTQVADRGQYLLRPDLGRRLSDEAKKLVADRCAKKPQVQIVVGDGLSAAAIDNNLPQIFPVIEQGLKAAGISMGTPFFIRFARVGVINDVNEIIGADMVLLLIGERPGLGVADAMSAYMGWRPAAGKTDANRDVICMITNAGGTNPLEGGAYVVELIKKTLKFQASGVELKLKTSGGG; encoded by the coding sequence GTGGAACAAGCTAAGATCGACGCCATTGTGCAGGCCGTGCTGGCCGAGCTAGGACAGAAGGGGGGGAGCGCCGCCCCGACGATTGCCGCGCCCCCGGCCATTTCCGCACCCTTGGCGGCTGCGGCGGGCGGGCTCGTCATCGACCTGCCCGACCCCACCCGCCCCGAAGCCCGCCGCGCCATCGGCGTCGAGCATCCCTGCAACCCCGACGGGCTGCGCAACCTGGCCGCCACCACCACCGCCCGCCTGGCCGTTGGACGCGCCGGCCCCCGCCCCAAAACCCGCACCCTGCTTCTGTTCCAGTCCGACCACGGCGTCACCCAGGATGCCATTTACGGCGAGGTGAGCGAGGCCGCCAAACAGAAGTTCAATCTCTTCACCGTGCAAACCCAGGTGGCGGACCGCGGCCAGTATCTTTTGCGCCCCGACCTGGGCCGCCGCCTCTCGGACGAGGCCAAGAAGCTGGTCGCCGACCGCTGCGCCAAGAAACCGCAGGTGCAGATCGTGGTCGGCGACGGCCTCAGCGCCGCCGCCATCGACAACAACCTGCCGCAGATCTTCCCGGTCATCGAGCAGGGTCTGAAGGCGGCCGGGATCAGCATGGGCACGCCGTTTTTCATCCGCTTTGCCCGCGTGGGCGTGATCAACGATGTCAACGAGATCATCGGCGCCGACATGGTGCTGCTGCTGATCGGCGAGCGACCTGGCCTGGGCGTGGCCGACGCCATGAGCGCCTATATGGGCTGGCGGCCGGCCGCAGGCAAGACCGACGCCAACCGCGATGTCATCTGCATGATCACCAACGCCGGCGGCACCAACCCGCTCGAAGGCGGCGCCTACGTGGTCGAACTGATCAAAAAGACGCTCAAATTCCAGGCCAGCGGCGTGGAATTGAAGTTGAAGACGAGCGGAGGCGGGTGA
- the eutL gene encoding ethanolamine utilization microcompartment protein EutL: MGILDPIKPTILAARLIPNIHPDFAAKIGLRPDQRSLALITCDIDDSLYVSLDEATKKAEVEVVYAHSFYAGSAHASGPLSGEIIGMLAGPTPAETRAGLDACVAYAQESAWFYAANEEGTLAFFPHTISRSGSYLSKAAEVPEGTALSYLIAPPIEATYAIDAALKAAEVEMRVWWQPPSETNFSGALLSGTQSACRAACQAFQDAVLDVARFPHKYT, encoded by the coding sequence ATGGGCATCCTCGACCCCATCAAACCCACCATCCTCGCCGCCCGGCTCATCCCCAACATCCACCCCGACTTCGCCGCCAAGATCGGGCTGCGGCCCGACCAGCGCAGCCTGGCCCTGATCACCTGCGACATCGACGACTCGCTCTACGTCTCGCTGGATGAGGCGACCAAGAAAGCCGAGGTCGAGGTGGTCTACGCCCACAGCTTCTACGCCGGCTCGGCCCACGCCTCCGGCCCGCTTTCGGGTGAGATCATCGGCATGTTGGCCGGCCCGACCCCCGCCGAAACCCGCGCCGGGTTGGACGCCTGCGTGGCCTACGCCCAGGAATCGGCCTGGTTCTACGCGGCCAACGAGGAAGGCACCCTCGCCTTCTTCCCCCACACCATCTCGCGCTCCGGCTCCTACTTGAGCAAGGCCGCCGAGGTGCCCGAAGGCACGGCCCTGTCCTATCTGATCGCCCCACCGATCGAGGCCACCTACGCCATCGACGCCGCGCTCAAGGCGGCCGAGGTGGAGATGCGGGTCTGGTGGCAGCCGCCGTCCGAGACCAACTTCTCCGGCGCGCTGCTTTCTGGCACCCAAAGCGCCTGCCGCGCCGCCTGCCAGGCCTTCCAGGACGCAGTGTTGGATGTGGCGAGATTTCCACACAAATATACGTGA